Genomic DNA from Taurinivorans muris:
CTTCAGACAGGAACTGCCCTATTTTCATATTATTTTGCCCATTGGCATCAGCTTTTTCACATTCCAGCAAATCGCATATTTATCCGACTGTTACACCAAAAAACATCTCGCTTCCAGTGAGGGTTTTCTCAATTACTGCTGTTTTATTTGCTTTTTTCCACAGCTTATTGCCGGTCCGATAGTTCACCATAAAGACCTTATCCCGCAATTTTACTCTATTCAAAATCAAATCATCCGTTGGAAAAATATCCACTATGCACTTTTATTTTTTGTCATCGGACTTTCCAAAAAATTGCTTATTGCGGATAATCTTTCCCCTCTTGTCTCCTATTGCTTCGATTCAGACATAAAACTTACCTTCCTTGAAGCGCTTTTTGGCAGTCTTTGCTATACGTTTCAACTCTATTTTGATTTTTCCGGTTATTCCGACATGGCGATCGGAAGCGCTCTTTTCTTCAATATCAAACTCCCCCACAACTTTTTCTCGCCCTATAAAGCTTTATCTATCAGAGATTTTTGGCGGCGCTGGCATATCACCCTTTCCATTTGGCTCCGTGATTATATTTACATTCCTTTAGGCGGAAACAGAAAAGGAAAATTCCGCACGTATGCCAACCTCTTTATCACTTTTCTGATCGGCGGGATTTGGCACGGTGCGTCCATTACTTTTATCATTTGGGGGATCATGCACGGGCTTGCTCTCATCCTCCACAGAATTTGGAATGAAAAAAACGCATTCAAATTACCCGCTTTTTTCGCATGGCTTCTCACGTTTTCTTTTGTCAATTTTGCATGGATTATTTTCAGGGCAAAAGAATTGAATGACATAACGAATTTTTTCAAAGCCCTTACCTTTCAGCGAAGTTTCAATTTCAGCAAACCTTTTATCCAAACAATCATCGAACCTATCCCCTTATATCCTGAAAAAGCGCTGCTTATTATTTCTGTTCTTTTTCTGATAATTTTCACCAAAAATAGCCAGCAATTGCAAAACAAATTCAAAACATGCCGGTTTACTGTTTATTGCGCAATTCTTGCCGTACTTTGCATTTTAAAACTTCTTCACCCTGAAAACACGCAAGAATTCATTTATTTTCAATTTTAATAGGTACCACTATGTATAAACAAAGAATTATACTTTTTTTCTCTATTGTTCTTTCTTCATATGCGCTCTTATTCATTTTAACCTCCATATTCAGTATAACATATCCTCTTTACATACCAAATGCGGCATATTGGCTAAAAGAAGGATTTTCCATAAAAGAACACCGGGCAAAAACAATAGACACCCAAAAAATTTTTCTTGTGAGCGGTTCAAATACGCTTTTCAGCATATGCACACCATTATTGGAAGAAAAAACAAACCAAAAAATTGTTAATTTTGGACTTAACGCATACACTCCTATAGAAATATATTTTGCAGAAATCAAAAAATATGCAAAACCCGGTGATATAGTAATAATGCCATTGGAGTATAATTTTTACACCAATGAGAAAATTCTAGAAGATTGGGTAATTCGAATATTATTAACATGGGGCTCTGAATTTATCAAAGAATTTTCTGTAAAACAAATTTTAGAAATCTTATTTAAATCATTACCATACCTGCCTGAACGCATAATAAACCATGATATTAAATTTCCCGGCCGCAGCTATGAAGAATACATGCAAAGTTTAAATTCCAAAAATCCGCTGGCAATACTGAGAAGGGCTGACGGCGGGAATGCTTATAATTCTTTCGGGGATAAAATTATTGACAATGAAAGCAAACTAAAACTTGATTTCTCCAACAGATATTTTTATCTGACAGATTTAAAAGACTTCCGCTTTCAACAACTCAAAGATTTTGCAGACTTTTTAGCAAAACAAAATATAAAACTTTTATTGACCTATCCTGTAACCATACAAAATCCGGAATTTGATTTAACCCAAAAAGAACATGCGGACAGACTGCAAAAATTGACCGACAAAATTAAAGAACACGGACTTGACATCATCGGTATTCCAAAACTGTCAAACTTTGAATTAATATTCTCCTACGACAGCATATACCACCTTAATGCCGAAGGTGCAATGCTAAGGACTTTATATGTTGCAGACACAATAAATTGCTATCTTGCAAACAAAACGCAAGAAATTCCAGACATGGAAGAATATAAAAAACAAAGAAAAGCGGAAGCGAAAAAGATGTTAGAAAAGTATAGGAAATTAGGATATTATCCTGAATAATATTAATAAAATTTTTCCGTAAAAAAACTCGGCGGTGTGCCGAGTTTTTATTTTTATCAACCTAGGGGATATTTCCCAATTAATTTAATATGTTTCATTTGAAAATTTTTTATTTTGTATAGTATGCCATGAATACTTGCAGCGGATTTCAACCCGACAAAAGGCAAGCTAACGAAGAAAAATTCCCTCTTTGCTCTCTCTCACCCTTGTTTCATTGTCTTTACCCGTGACGGCTAAGGAGCCGAAACCCCGACTTTTACCCGATTTCATTCTTTTACAGCAAGAAGCTGACGCTCCCGCCCCTAAAGAGTGAAACTGAAACTGTCCGAATTTTAAAAAAGTATCAATCAGGGATTTTATCCATATTTTCAATAACAAAACGGATAGCTTCTTCCGTATTTTTCACTTCGCCGATAACCTGCGCGTTAAGCAAGGCTTCGCGAAGTCTGCCGACTTTCGGACCGGGAGCAAGATTGGTGTATTCCATAATTTCATTGCCGTTGAGCAGCGGTTCACGCATGGACAGCGGTGTTGTGCCGCGTTCCATAAACTTGATATTATGGTTGAAGTTTGTATAATTTCCGTTAGGAATAGCTTTAATTTGAGCCCGCGCAAGCTCGATGAGCCGTTCCTGATGAGGAAGTTCCAAGAATTTTTGCATGCCTCTGTCCGTCATCATGGACTGAAAACGGATTTGATTGCCGATAATCGCACAAATCGTATCAATATCATCAGACTCAAAATGCATGCGGTATAAGATTTTACGGGTTATTTTCGCCCCTATTCTATGAAATTGCGTAAAATACCAACGGTCGTCAACCCTTTCCGCCGCATAGGCTTTTCCGATAGCGTGGAATAAGACCGCCACAGCTCCGACCCAATCATAGTGCAGCAATTCTTCCGGATAATATTTTAAACAGCGTATGGTAAAATCAAAAACACTTTCTTCATCGTTTGTTTTTTTATTGGTATGTTGTTTCACCGCAGTCAGCGCGCCAAGTTCCGGAATAATTCCGTGCAGGATAGAACTTTCTTTCAATAATTCAAAAAAGCGCCACATGGATTCCGCCGAAAC
This window encodes:
- a CDS encoding HD family phosphohydrolase: MPMSESKAICKTILRNGYDAYLINTALQNEINALLNIQEFSIACDVDAETLQKLFPNLDESEEPGELAVLKGESGCIFRFYPINCSADAHPEALRKFFTQRMVTQLKKYNPELYEAVVSTENFMRSDEVFADFSCGYIKLQGIPHLTLNKNYVLAIRALRFAANYDLPIDPNTWVAIVKNASNIVNYISGHAFVEEWRLVSAESMWRFFELLKESSILHGIIPELGALTAVKQHTNKKTNDEESVFDFTIRCLKYYPEELLHYDWVGAVAVLFHAIGKAYAAERVDDRWYFTQFHRIGAKITRKILYRMHFESDDIDTICAIIGNQIRFQSMMTDRGMQKFLELPHQERLIELARAQIKAIPNGNYTNFNHNIKFMERGTTPLSMREPLLNGNEIMEYTNLAPGPKVGRLREALLNAQVIGEVKNTEEAIRFVIENMDKIPD
- a CDS encoding MBOAT family O-acyltransferase, whose product is MLLIFIYKYLDFSISIVNYCFRQELPYFHIILPIGISFFTFQQIAYLSDCYTKKHLASSEGFLNYCCFICFFPQLIAGPIVHHKDLIPQFYSIQNQIIRWKNIHYALLFFVIGLSKKLLIADNLSPLVSYCFDSDIKLTFLEALFGSLCYTFQLYFDFSGYSDMAIGSALFFNIKLPHNFFSPYKALSIRDFWRRWHITLSIWLRDYIYIPLGGNRKGKFRTYANLFITFLIGGIWHGASITFIIWGIMHGLALILHRIWNEKNAFKLPAFFAWLLTFSFVNFAWIIFRAKELNDITNFFKALTFQRSFNFSKPFIQTIIEPIPLYPEKALLIISVLFLIIFTKNSQQLQNKFKTCRFTVYCAILAVLCILKLLHPENTQEFIYFQF